AGCAGTGGCTACGAGCAGGGCCGCTGTCGCCATGTTGCGGACCGTGACGCTCGTCGCCGCGTGCTCAAGTGCCGCAAAGCTGCGCACGGCTTCCGCAAGGCCGTCGCGCTCGCGGATCACGCCGACATGCGCGCTCATCATCATGCGCAACCGCTTCACGCTAGCTGCGTCCGGCGCGCCACCACGCGGCGTCACCAGCGCCTCGGGGAGGCGAGCAGGTGAGGGGATCGCGTGGCCGGCGATGTCGTCGGCGATGCGGGCGGCATAGACCACGGCCTCCAGCAGCGAATTCGAGGCGAGCCGGTTGGCACCGTGCGCACCGGTGGACGACACCTCACCCCCGGCCCAGAGCCCACCGATCGAGCTGCGGCCGCGTGCGTCCACCGCGATGCCGCCCATGTGGTAGTGCACGGCCGGCGCGATCGGGATCGCCTGCGTCGCCGGGTCGATGCCGGCGGCGATGCAGCTTGCGTGCACGGTCGGGAATTTGTCGGCGAAGCGCGCGCCCAGCGCTTCTCGTGCATCGAGGAAGGCGCCGCGACCGCCTGCGATCTCGGCGAATACGCCGCGGGCTACGATGTCGCGCGGCGCAAGCTCGGCGAGCGGATGCAGTGCCGCCATAAAGCGTTCGCCCTGACCGTTGATCAGCGTCGCGCCTTCACCGCGCAGCGCTTCGGTCGCAAGCGGCGCAGGATCGCGGCCGACCATGATCGCGGTCGGATGGAACTGCACGAATTCAGGATCGGCGATCACAGCGCCGGCGCGCGCGGCGATCGCAAGGCCCGATCCATTGGCCTCGGCCGGATTGGTGGTGACGGCATAGAGATGGCCGATGCCGCCGGTCGCCAGCACGATCGCGCGCGAGGCGATCATCAGGGGCTTCGCGGCGAAATTGCCGGCCTCGCGCAACTGGAGGCCGGTGACGGCGCCGTCTTCGGTGAGCAATGCTTCGGCGACAAAGCCTTCGATCAGGCGGATTGACGGCGTGCGGCGCACGGCCTCGCTCAGCGCCGCGATGATTGCCGCGCCGGCACCGTCGCCGCGGACGTGGACGATCCGTCGCGCCGAGTGCGCGGCTTCGCGTCCCACGGCCAGCCGGCCTTCGAGATCGCGATCGAATGGGACGCCGTAGGCGAGCAAATCATGAATCCGCGGCGCGGCCTCGCGCGCGATGCCGAGCGCGATGGCCTCATCGACGATGCCGCCACCGACCGCGATGGTATCCGCCGCATGCGCTTCGGGACTGTCGCCCTCGGCGACGGCGGCCGCGATGCCACCCTGCGCCCATGCGGATGACGCCCCCTGTCCGAGCGGCGCCGCCGAGATCAGTGTCACCGGCCTCGGCGCGAGTTTTAATGCGCAGAACAGGCCGGCGAGACCGCCGCCGACGATGACGACGTCGTCGGTGGAACGGGTGAGGTTGTGGATGTTGTCTTGCATAGCCTTCTCCTAATGGTCGTCCTGGCGAAAGCCAGGACCCATAACCCCGACTGCGGGTTGTTGCGGCAAGCCGGAGCGACCAGCGTGCCAATACCCACGTCCTGTGGTTATGAGTCCCGGATCAGCGCTCACTTCGTTCGCTTGTCCGGGACGACGGTGGTGTGTGTTGCTGCCTTCTGTCCTCAATTCTTCAGATTGATCATCCGCTCGACCGAGCGCCGTGCGCGCTCCGCAAGCGCTGGATCGATCGTCACTTCCTCGCCGAGGGTCAGCAGGCTCTCCAGGATGTTGGTGAGCGTGATGCGCTTCATGTGCGGGCAGATATTGCAGGGACGCAGCATCTCCACGTCAGGTAGCTCGGCGCGGACATTGTCGGCCATCGAGCACTCCGTGATCATCACCAGGCGCTTCGGCCGCCGCTCGCGCACCCAGTTGATCATGTGCGCGGTCGAGCCGGTGAAGTCGGCTTCCGCCAGCACATCCGGCGGGCATTCGGGATGCGCGATGATCTGCACGGAGGGATCGGCGTCGCGGAAGGCGCGCAGCTCGTCGCCGGTGAAGCGCTCATGCACTTCACACGCGCCCTTCCAGGCGATGATTTTTACGTCGGTCTTCGAGGCGACATAGGTCGCGAGATAACGATCGGGCAGGAAGATCACGCTTGGCGCGTTCAGGCTCTCCACCACCTGCACCGCGTTCGACGAGGTGCAGCAGATGTCGACCTCGGCCTTCACTTCCGCGGACGTGTTGACATAGGCGACCACGGGCACACCGGGAAATTTTTCGCGGAGCAGCCGCACGTCCGCGCCGGTGATGCTGGCGGCGAGCGAGCAGCCGGCGCGAGAGTCCGGGATCAGTACGGTCTTGTCCGGATTGAGCAGCTTTGAGGTCTCCGCCATGAAGTGAACGCCGCACTGAACGATGACATCGGCCTTCACCTTGGTGGCCTCGACGGCAAGCTGAAGCGAATCGCCGCCGATGTCGGCGACGCCGTGGAAGATCTCCGGTGCCTGGTAGTTGTGGGCGAGGATCACCGCGTTGCGCGCGCGCTTCAGTTCATTGATCGCGTGTATCGTCGGCGCCATCAGCGGCCATTCGATCGGCGGGATCACATGCTTGACGCGCTGGTAGATCGGCGCGGTGGCGCGTTCGACTTCACTGGTCCATTCCAGCGAGGGCCGCGGCAACGCGGGTCCGGTTCGCGCCGGCGCAGTGCGAGGAGTGGTCGATTGGCTCTGCGGCCGGCTTGCAAGATCGTCGGGGCCGTAAATTCCAGTAATCGGCATCGAAGCCTCCCGTGTATGATAATTATGCTCAATTAGAGTATATATGGAGCCTGAGAAATCCGGCCGAGAGGGCCGGTAGGATTCGCCAGCGCTTACATATACTCAATCTGAGTAGATCAAAGATAACACGCTGATCGGGGAGCCGCTAGGTCTCGCCGCACACATTCTCGTCAAGTCCGGTCTCGTCGCGTCCAGCAAGGTCGCGATGAAACGCAATGCTCCCGCGACAGCCCCTCGTGGAACGCAATCACTTTTGACTTGGGATTTTCATGCATTTGCATTAAACGCCTGACAGGCGACTGCCGATTTTGCAGATCCGTCCAGGGCCGAGGAGGAACACCATGTCGATGCAAGCAAGCGAGCTCGGTCCGACCCGTTCCTCCAACTGGCGCACGCCGGCCGTCATCATCCTCTGCGGCTGTGCGATCGGCATGCTCGGCTTCGGTCCGCGCTCGGCGCTGGGCTTCTTCGTGCAGCCGATGAGCCACGAATTCGCCTGGGGCCGCGACGTATTCGGCCTCGCCATCGCCTTCCAGAATCTGCTGTGGGGATTGGGCCAGCCGTTCGCGGGCGCAGTTGCTGATCGCTTCGGCCTGTTCCGCGTGATGTGCGTCGGCGCACTGCTCTATGCCGGCGGCCTGCTGCTGATGCGCTATTCCTCGACGCCGATGTCGCTCAATATCGGCGCGGGCGTCATGGTCGGCTTCGGTCTCGCCGGCTGCTCGTTCAACCTGGTGCTGTCTGCGTTCACCAAGCTGCTGCCGGCCGAGAAGCGCGGCCTTGCGCTCGGCGCCGGCACCGCGGCGGGCTCGCTCGGCCAGTTCCTGTTCGCGCCCATTGGTGTCGCGCTGATCGACAATTTCGGCTGGCAGCAGGCGCTCACCGTGTTCGGCTTCCTGATGCTGCTGATCATCCCGCTGGCGCTGGCGATCTCGACGCCGCCGGTCGCAAGCACGGCCAATGCGTCGCCTGCGGATGAGCAAACCATCACCAGGGCGCTCGCGGAGGCGTTCGGCCATCGCTCCTATGTGCTGCTGGTGCTCGGCTTCTTCACTTGCGGCTTCCAGCTCGCCTTCATCACCGTGCATCTGCCGGCGTTTCTGGTCGACCGCGGCCTCTCGACGCAAACCGGCGGCTGGGTGATCGCGGCGATCGGCCTGTTCAACATCATGGGCTCGCTCAGCGTCGGCTACCTTCAGAATTCGCTGCCGAAGCGCTACATCCTCTCGACGATCTATTTCACCCGTGCGCTCGCGACGCTCGCCTTTATCTCGTTCCCGATCACGCCGTTCTCGGCGATCGCGTTCGGTGCGGTCTCCGGCCTGACCTGGCTGTCGACGGTGCCGCCGACCTCGGCGCTGGTGGCGCTGATGTTCGGCACGCGCTGGCTCGCCACCCTCTATGGCTTCGCCTTTGTCAGCCATCAGGTCGGCGGTTTCCTCGGCGTCTGGTTGGGGGGCATCGTGTTCGAAAAGTACGGTTCCTACACGCCGATCTGGTGGCTCTCGATCCTGTTCGGCGTGCTCTCGGCGCTGATCAATCTTCCGATCGTGGAGAAGCCGGTCGCCCGGGCGGTTGCGCAGCCTGCCTGATCGGCTAAACATCCCGGTCAAACAAGTCAGGGAGCTTGCTATGGCCACGTTCAAGGCGATCCGGATCGACAAGGCCGACAAGGGCACCACCGCCGCGCTCACCCAGTTCGACGAAGCCGAGCTGATGGACGGCGACGTCACCGTCCGCGTCGAATGGTCGACGCTGAACTACAAGGACGGACTCGCGCTGACAGGAAAGGCGCCGGTGGTGCGCCGCTTCCCGATGATCGCCGGCATCGACTTCGCCGGCACGGTCGAAGCCTCATCGCATCCGCAATGGAAAGCGGGCGACAAGGTCGTCTGCACCGGCTGGGGCATGGGCGAGACCCATCTCGGCGCCTATGCCGAGAAGGCGCGGGTGAAGGGCGACTGGCTGGTCGCCCTGCCGCAGGGCCTGTCGGCGCGCGA
This portion of the Bradyrhizobium diazoefficiens genome encodes:
- a CDS encoding L-aspartate oxidase, coding for MQDNIHNLTRSTDDVVIVGGGLAGLFCALKLAPRPVTLISAAPLGQGASSAWAQGGIAAAVAEGDSPEAHAADTIAVGGGIVDEAIALGIAREAAPRIHDLLAYGVPFDRDLEGRLAVGREAAHSARRIVHVRGDGAGAAIIAALSEAVRRTPSIRLIEGFVAEALLTEDGAVTGLQLREAGNFAAKPLMIASRAIVLATGGIGHLYAVTTNPAEANGSGLAIAARAGAVIADPEFVQFHPTAIMVGRDPAPLATEALRGEGATLINGQGERFMAALHPLAELAPRDIVARGVFAEIAGGRGAFLDAREALGARFADKFPTVHASCIAAGIDPATQAIPIAPAVHYHMGGIAVDARGRSSIGGLWAGGEVSSTGAHGANRLASNSLLEAVVYAARIADDIAGHAIPSPARLPEALVTPRGGAPDAASVKRLRMMMSAHVGVIRERDGLAEAVRSFAALEHAATSVTVRNMATAALLVATAAWSRRESRGAHFRSDYPTDVPALAQRTMTTLAAAREVADGLTEHPMPRIAQSMIA
- the nadA gene encoding quinolinate synthase NadA codes for the protein MPITGIYGPDDLASRPQSQSTTPRTAPARTGPALPRPSLEWTSEVERATAPIYQRVKHVIPPIEWPLMAPTIHAINELKRARNAVILAHNYQAPEIFHGVADIGGDSLQLAVEATKVKADVIVQCGVHFMAETSKLLNPDKTVLIPDSRAGCSLAASITGADVRLLREKFPGVPVVAYVNTSAEVKAEVDICCTSSNAVQVVESLNAPSVIFLPDRYLATYVASKTDVKIIAWKGACEVHERFTGDELRAFRDADPSVQIIAHPECPPDVLAEADFTGSTAHMINWVRERRPKRLVMITECSMADNVRAELPDVEMLRPCNICPHMKRITLTNILESLLTLGEEVTIDPALAERARRSVERMINLKN
- a CDS encoding MFS transporter; translation: MSMQASELGPTRSSNWRTPAVIILCGCAIGMLGFGPRSALGFFVQPMSHEFAWGRDVFGLAIAFQNLLWGLGQPFAGAVADRFGLFRVMCVGALLYAGGLLLMRYSSTPMSLNIGAGVMVGFGLAGCSFNLVLSAFTKLLPAEKRGLALGAGTAAGSLGQFLFAPIGVALIDNFGWQQALTVFGFLMLLIIPLALAISTPPVASTANASPADEQTITRALAEAFGHRSYVLLVLGFFTCGFQLAFITVHLPAFLVDRGLSTQTGGWVIAAIGLFNIMGSLSVGYLQNSLPKRYILSTIYFTRALATLAFISFPITPFSAIAFGAVSGLTWLSTVPPTSALVALMFGTRWLATLYGFAFVSHQVGGFLGVWLGGIVFEKYGSYTPIWWLSILFGVLSALINLPIVEKPVARAVAQPA